One stretch of Paraburkholderia fungorum DNA includes these proteins:
- the rfaE1 gene encoding D-glycero-beta-D-manno-heptose-7-phosphate kinase: MPNPLNFRPMPDAVPATPASTPAPELTVVPRQQLGAARVLVVGDVMLDRYWFGDVNRISPEAPVPVVHVQRQEDRLGGAANVARNAVALGAQAGLLCVVGHDEPGERIVQLLDESGVTPHLERDPALLTTIKLRVLSRQQQLLRVDFENSPAHEVLLAGLARFDELLPSHDVILMSDYAKGGLTHVTQMIAKAHAAGKPVLVDPKGDDWERYRGATLITPNRAELREVVGQWKSEEDLIARVSKLRADLQFKALLLTRSEEGMTLFSDDGILHASAVAREVYDVSGAGDTVIATLAAMLGAGLTLVEAVGLANRAAGIVVGKLGTATVDYDELFH; the protein is encoded by the coding sequence ATGCCCAACCCTCTGAACTTCCGGCCAATGCCTGACGCTGTGCCCGCGACTCCGGCATCCACACCGGCACCGGAACTCACGGTAGTGCCGCGCCAGCAACTCGGCGCCGCGCGCGTGCTGGTGGTCGGCGACGTGATGCTCGACCGCTACTGGTTCGGCGATGTAAACCGTATTTCGCCGGAAGCGCCGGTGCCGGTGGTGCATGTGCAGCGTCAGGAAGACCGCCTCGGCGGCGCCGCGAACGTCGCGCGCAATGCGGTCGCGCTGGGCGCTCAGGCTGGGTTGCTCTGCGTGGTCGGTCATGACGAGCCGGGCGAGCGCATCGTGCAACTACTCGACGAGAGTGGGGTCACGCCGCATCTCGAACGCGATCCGGCGTTGCTCACCACGATCAAATTGCGCGTGCTGTCGCGTCAGCAGCAGCTGTTGCGAGTCGATTTCGAGAACTCGCCCGCGCACGAAGTGCTGCTCGCGGGCCTCGCGCGATTCGACGAATTGCTGCCGTCGCACGATGTGATTCTGATGTCCGATTACGCGAAGGGCGGTTTGACGCACGTCACGCAGATGATCGCGAAGGCGCATGCCGCGGGCAAACCGGTGCTGGTCGATCCGAAGGGCGACGACTGGGAGCGCTATCGCGGCGCGACGTTGATCACGCCGAACCGCGCCGAATTGCGCGAAGTGGTCGGTCAGTGGAAATCGGAAGAAGACCTGATCGCGCGCGTGTCGAAGCTGCGTGCCGATCTGCAATTCAAGGCGCTGCTGCTGACGCGTTCGGAAGAGGGCATGACGCTCTTCTCCGACGACGGCATCCTGCACGCATCGGCCGTAGCACGCGAAGTGTATGATGTCTCGGGTGCCGGCGACACCGTGATCGCCACGCTCGCGGCCATGCTGGGCGCGGGTCTCACGCTGGTCGAGGCGGTCGGGCTCGCCAATCGCGCGGCCGGTATCGTGGTCGGCAAACTCGGCACCGCCACCGTCGATTACGACGAACTCTTTCATTGA
- the lapB gene encoding lipopolysaccharide assembly protein LapB gives MDLDFWWLLVIPVAFAFGWMAARYDLKTLLSESANLPRSYFRGLNFLLNEQPDQAIDAFIEVVKLDPETVELHFALGNLFRRRGETDRAIRVHQNLLSRADLPVTERDHALYELGQDFLKAGLLDRAEETFRSLETGDYALGAQRALLTIYEIEKDWVKSIDTARHLETMGAESLDKEIAQFHCELAQEALQQKNPDEARRQLGFALKANQTNVRATILFGDVDAAGGAQEAAIAQWRRVEEQNPAYLPLVAEKLMKAYEALGRAQEGADLLTTWVDRYPTNDLLDVAYQHVASLRGPDAAHALARAQMQKSPNLAGMTRLLEAQQAVAEEPRRSELELMRTLIRQRTKNLPRYTCQNCGFRARLFYWQCPGCSGWETYAPRRVEPITASS, from the coding sequence ATGGATCTAGACTTCTGGTGGCTGCTTGTCATACCCGTCGCGTTTGCGTTCGGCTGGATGGCTGCACGCTACGACCTCAAGACGCTGCTGTCCGAAAGCGCCAACCTGCCGCGTTCCTACTTTCGCGGCCTGAATTTCCTGCTCAATGAGCAGCCCGATCAGGCGATCGACGCGTTCATCGAAGTGGTCAAGCTCGACCCCGAAACGGTCGAATTGCATTTCGCGCTAGGCAATCTGTTCCGGCGACGCGGCGAAACCGATCGCGCGATCCGCGTGCATCAGAATCTTCTGAGCCGCGCCGACCTGCCGGTCACCGAGCGCGATCACGCGCTGTACGAGCTGGGTCAGGACTTCCTGAAGGCGGGTCTGCTGGATCGGGCGGAAGAAACGTTCCGCTCGCTCGAAACCGGCGACTACGCGTTGGGCGCACAGCGCGCGCTGCTGACCATCTACGAAATCGAGAAGGACTGGGTGAAGTCGATCGACACCGCCCGTCATCTGGAAACGATGGGTGCCGAATCGCTCGACAAGGAAATTGCGCAATTCCACTGCGAACTCGCGCAGGAAGCGTTGCAGCAGAAAAACCCGGACGAGGCCCGCCGTCAGCTCGGCTTCGCGCTCAAGGCGAATCAGACCAACGTGCGCGCCACGATTCTGTTCGGCGATGTCGACGCAGCCGGTGGGGCGCAGGAAGCGGCCATCGCGCAGTGGCGGCGCGTCGAGGAGCAGAATCCGGCGTACTTGCCGCTCGTCGCCGAGAAGCTGATGAAGGCTTATGAGGCGTTGGGCCGCGCGCAGGAAGGCGCCGATCTGCTGACGACCTGGGTGGACCGTTATCCGACCAATGATCTGCTCGACGTCGCCTATCAGCACGTCGCATCGTTGCGCGGACCCGACGCGGCGCATGCGCTCGCGCGCGCGCAGATGCAGAAGTCGCCGAATCTGGCGGGCATGACGCGTCTGCTCGAAGCACAGCAAGCCGTCGCGGAAGAACCGCGACGCAGCGAACTTGAACTGATGCGAACGCTGATCCGTCAGCGCACCAAAAATCTGCCACGTTATACGTGCCAGAATTGTGGTTTCAGGGCGCGGCTTTTCTACTGGCAATGCCCCGGCTGCAGCGGTTGGGAGACCTACGCTCCCCGCCGCGTCGAACCGATTACGGCATCGAGCTGA
- a CDS encoding LapA family protein encodes MKFIVWLIRVLVFVLLLVLALSNTQPATLNFLAGYAWSAPLILIGLAFFVVGLLAGLVSAMPAVVRLRMENGRLKRELRVARETPVVVEQPPMPPLI; translated from the coding sequence ATGAAATTTATCGTCTGGTTGATCCGTGTACTGGTGTTCGTGCTGCTGCTCGTGTTGGCACTCTCCAATACACAACCTGCTACGCTGAATTTCCTCGCTGGCTATGCGTGGTCGGCGCCCTTGATTCTTATTGGCCTCGCGTTCTTCGTCGTGGGGTTGCTGGCTGGGCTGGTGTCGGCCATGCCTGCCGTGGTGCGCTTGCGCATGGAGAACGGCCGGCTCAAGCGCGAATTGCGCGTGGCGCGTGAAACCCCGGTAGTGGTCGAGCAGCCGCCCATGCCGCCGCTGATCTGA
- a CDS encoding UDP-glucose dehydrogenase family protein: MKITIIGTGYVGLVTGACLAEIGNDVFCLDVDPRKIEILNNGGVPIHEPGLQEIIARTRAAGRITFSTDIEASVAHGDVQFIAVGTPPDEDGSADLQYVLEAARNIGRTMNGFKVIVDKSTVPVGTAQRVRAVVEEELAKRGLANSEQHRFSVVSNPEFLKEGAAVDDFMRPDRIVLGVDEDEAGQRAREMIKRLYAPFNRNHERTLYMDVRSAEFTKYAANAMLATRISFMNEMSNLADRVGADIESVRRGIGSDPRIGYHFLYAGCGYGGSCFPKDVQALIRTASESGHNLRILEAVEEVNYRQKDVLVQKVTAKLGEDLSGRTFAVWGLAFKPNTDDMREAPSRRVIAELLARGASVRAYDPVAVDEARRVFAMDLHDAPEQLARLTFTGTQDETLTAADALVIVTEWKEFKSPDFVHLKSVLKSPLIFDGRNLYEPDAMTELGIDYHSIGRPYAQPSELPANA; this comes from the coding sequence ATGAAAATTACCATCATCGGCACTGGCTATGTGGGCCTCGTTACTGGTGCGTGTCTCGCCGAGATCGGCAATGACGTGTTCTGTCTCGACGTCGATCCGCGCAAGATCGAAATCCTCAACAACGGCGGCGTGCCCATCCACGAGCCGGGCTTGCAGGAAATCATCGCCCGCACGCGCGCGGCTGGCCGCATCACGTTTTCGACCGATATCGAAGCGAGCGTGGCGCACGGCGACGTGCAGTTCATCGCCGTCGGCACCCCGCCCGACGAAGACGGCTCGGCCGATCTGCAATACGTGCTCGAAGCGGCCCGTAACATCGGCCGCACGATGAACGGCTTCAAGGTAATCGTCGACAAGTCGACGGTGCCGGTCGGCACGGCTCAGCGCGTGCGCGCGGTGGTCGAGGAAGAACTGGCCAAACGCGGTCTCGCCAACAGCGAACAGCACCGCTTTTCGGTCGTGTCGAATCCCGAGTTCCTGAAGGAAGGCGCGGCCGTCGACGACTTCATGCGTCCCGACCGCATCGTGCTCGGCGTCGACGAAGACGAAGCCGGTCAGCGCGCGCGCGAAATGATCAAGCGCCTGTATGCGCCGTTCAACCGCAATCACGAACGCACGCTGTATATGGACGTGCGCTCGGCGGAATTCACGAAATACGCCGCGAACGCCATGCTTGCCACACGCATTTCGTTCATGAACGAAATGTCGAATCTGGCGGATCGCGTCGGTGCGGATATCGAATCGGTGCGTCGCGGGATCGGCTCCGACCCGCGTATCGGCTATCACTTTCTGTATGCCGGTTGCGGCTACGGCGGCTCGTGCTTCCCGAAGGACGTGCAGGCGCTGATCCGCACGGCAAGCGAAAGCGGTCATAACCTGCGTATTCTCGAAGCGGTCGAGGAAGTGAACTACAGGCAGAAAGACGTGCTGGTCCAGAAGGTCACGGCCAAACTCGGCGAAGACCTGAGCGGCCGCACATTTGCCGTGTGGGGCCTCGCGTTCAAGCCGAATACCGACGACATGCGCGAAGCGCCGAGCCGTCGCGTGATCGCGGAACTGCTGGCGCGCGGCGCAAGCGTGCGCGCATACGATCCGGTCGCGGTGGACGAAGCGCGCCGCGTGTTCGCGATGGATCTGCATGACGCGCCCGAGCAGCTCGCGCGCCTGACCTTCACGGGCACGCAGGACGAAACGCTCACCGCCGCCGACGCACTGGTGATCGTGACCGAATGGAAAGAATTCAAGAGTCCGGATTTCGTGCATCTGAAATCGGTGCTGAAGTCGCCGCTGATTTTCGACGGCCGCAACCTGTACGAACCGGACGCGATGACCGAACTCGGCATCGACTATCACTCGATTGGACGCCCTTATGCCCAACCCTCTGAACTTCCGGCCAATGCCTGA